A genomic segment from Nodularia sphaerocarpa UHCC 0038 encodes:
- the queC gene encoding 7-cyano-7-deazaguanine synthase QueC, whose protein sequence is MKAVILLSGGLDSSTVLYQAKADGYECYPISFDYQQRHRRELQSAFLVAEKAGVVKHQVVNFDLRQWGGSALTDDTINLPQERSLEQMSQNIPVTYVPARNTIFLSFALGYGEAIAAQRVYIGVNALDYSGYPDCRPDYIQAMQKVFQLGTKQGREGKPIEIFAPLIDLKKTEIIQLGNQLGVPWDLTWSCYAGHDVACGVCDSCRLRLAAFAELGLKDPLPYREWGSNFPNDQ, encoded by the coding sequence ATGAAAGCTGTAATTCTATTGTCTGGAGGATTAGACTCTTCCACAGTTTTGTATCAAGCCAAAGCTGATGGTTATGAATGTTACCCGATTTCTTTCGATTACCAGCAGCGACATCGGCGAGAGTTGCAATCAGCTTTCCTCGTTGCGGAAAAAGCGGGAGTAGTTAAACATCAGGTGGTAAATTTTGATTTACGACAATGGGGAGGTTCCGCACTGACAGACGACACAATTAATTTACCCCAAGAGCGATCGCTTGAGCAAATGTCTCAAAATATTCCAGTCACCTACGTACCTGCACGGAATACGATTTTTTTAAGCTTTGCCCTGGGCTATGGGGAAGCGATCGCAGCTCAAAGGGTCTACATTGGAGTTAACGCCCTAGATTACTCTGGATATCCTGATTGTCGTCCCGACTATATCCAAGCAATGCAGAAAGTTTTCCAGCTAGGAACCAAACAAGGACGTGAGGGCAAACCCATCGAAATTTTTGCCCCCCTAATTGATTTAAAAAAAACCGAAATCATCCAACTTGGCAATCAATTGGGAGTTCCTTGGGATTTAACATGGTCTTGCTATGCAGGTCACGATGTCGCTTGTGGTGTCTGTGATTCTTGTCGTTTAAGACTAGCAGCTTTTGCCGAATTGGGCTTAAAAGACCCATTACCATACAGGGAGTGGGGAAGTAATTTTCCTAATGACCAATGA